In Chromatiales bacterium, one genomic interval encodes:
- the ppsA gene encoding phosphoenolpyruvate synthase — MQYIRRFSELGINDVPLVGGKNASLGEMYSALTEKGVNVPNGFATTAEGYWRFIEHNHLVERINQALEGLDTNDVDALARTGISIRNMINHGEMPPDLEEEIRQAYAELCKEYGANTDVAVRSSATAEDLPTASFAGQQETYLNIRGDKNLLLTCKRVFASLFTNRAISYRVHQGFSHHDVALSIGVQKMVRSDLASSGVMFTLDTESGFRDVIFITGAYGLGENVVQGAVNPDEFYVFKPTLAQGKRPILKRQLGEKAIRMIYTSDSLAGASTHNVDVKRADRERFCITDDEILTLARYGMIIEEHYSKLAGSPRPMDIEWAKDGITKELYIVQARPETVQSQLDAAFQETFHLQESGEILVQGKSVGQRIAAGPARVILDASDMNQVQDGEILVTDMTDPDWEPVMKRAAAIVTNRGGRTCHAAIIARELGIPAIVGCGDATLNIQDGQEVTVSCAEGDAGNVYDGRLKFESRKIDLRKLEKPKTRLMLNVGNPDQAFKFANLPCEGVGLARLEFIINNSIRVHPRALLEYDSLDEETREAIDSASAGYPDRRRFYIERLAEGISTIAAAFYPKPVIVRMSDFKSNEYASLIGGPAFEPEEENPMLGFRGASRYYSDSFADSFAMECEAIRNVREDKGLDNVAIMIPFARSVDEAKRVIEILKKDGLERGRNGLKVYLMCEIPANALLADDFLEHFDGFSIGSNDLTQLTLGVDRDSGLLVGFDERNPAVLRLMEMAIAACNARGKYVGICGQAPSDFPEITRWLVEQGIQSISLNPDSLLTMIETVLETERAAG; from the coding sequence ATGCAATACATTCGCCGCTTCAGCGAACTGGGTATCAACGATGTCCCCCTGGTGGGGGGAAAGAACGCCTCGCTCGGCGAGATGTACTCCGCGCTGACGGAAAAGGGTGTCAACGTACCCAACGGTTTTGCCACCACCGCCGAAGGTTACTGGCGCTTCATCGAGCACAACCACCTGGTGGAACGCATCAACCAGGCGCTGGAGGGGCTGGACACCAACGATGTCGACGCCCTGGCGCGTACCGGCATTAGCATTCGCAACATGATCAATCACGGCGAGATGCCGCCGGACCTGGAGGAGGAAATCCGCCAGGCCTATGCCGAACTCTGCAAGGAATACGGTGCCAACACCGACGTTGCCGTTCGCAGCTCCGCCACGGCGGAAGACCTGCCCACCGCCTCGTTCGCCGGCCAGCAGGAGACCTATCTCAACATCCGGGGTGACAAGAACCTGCTGCTGACCTGCAAACGCGTGTTCGCCTCGCTGTTCACCAACCGCGCCATCTCCTATCGCGTGCACCAGGGCTTCTCGCATCACGACGTCGCGCTCTCCATCGGCGTGCAGAAGATGGTGCGTTCGGACCTCGCCTCCTCGGGCGTGATGTTCACGCTGGATACCGAGTCCGGCTTTCGCGACGTGATCTTCATCACCGGCGCCTACGGGCTGGGCGAGAACGTGGTACAGGGGGCAGTGAACCCGGACGAGTTCTACGTCTTCAAACCCACCCTGGCCCAGGGCAAGCGCCCCATCCTCAAGCGCCAGCTGGGGGAGAAGGCGATCCGCATGATCTATACCAGCGACAGTCTGGCTGGGGCCTCGACGCATAACGTCGACGTCAAACGCGCCGATCGCGAACGCTTCTGCATCACCGACGACGAGATCCTCACCCTCGCCCGCTACGGCATGATCATCGAGGAACACTATTCGAAGCTGGCGGGCAGTCCACGTCCCATGGATATCGAATGGGCGAAGGACGGGATTACCAAGGAGCTGTACATCGTACAGGCCCGCCCCGAGACCGTGCAGTCGCAACTGGATGCCGCCTTCCAGGAGACCTTCCATCTCCAGGAAAGCGGCGAGATCCTGGTGCAGGGCAAGAGCGTCGGACAGCGTATCGCCGCCGGACCCGCACGCGTGATCCTCGATGCCTCGGACATGAACCAGGTACAGGACGGCGAGATCCTGGTCACCGACATGACCGACCCGGACTGGGAACCGGTGATGAAGCGTGCCGCGGCCATCGTGACCAATCGCGGCGGCCGCACCTGCCACGCGGCCATCATCGCGCGTGAGCTCGGCATTCCCGCCATCGTCGGCTGCGGCGATGCCACGCTCAACATCCAGGACGGCCAGGAAGTGACCGTCTCCTGCGCCGAAGGCGATGCCGGTAATGTCTACGATGGAAGACTGAAGTTCGAGTCGCGCAAGATCGACCTGCGCAAGCTGGAAAAGCCGAAGACCAGGCTCATGCTCAACGTGGGCAACCCCGACCAGGCCTTCAAGTTCGCCAACCTGCCCTGCGAGGGTGTGGGTCTCGCCCGCCTGGAATTCATCATCAACAACAGCATACGCGTGCATCCGCGCGCCCTTCTCGAATACGACAGCCTGGACGAAGAAACCCGGGAGGCCATCGACAGCGCCTCGGCCGGCTATCCGGATCGCCGCCGCTTCTACATCGAGCGACTGGCCGAGGGGATCAGCACCATTGCCGCCGCCTTCTATCCCAAGCCGGTGATCGTGCGCATGAGCGACTTCAAGTCCAACGAGTACGCCTCGCTGATCGGCGGCCCGGCCTTCGAGCCTGAAGAGGAAAACCCGATGCTCGGCTTTCGCGGGGCCTCACGCTACTACTCGGACAGCTTTGCCGACAGCTTCGCCATGGAATGCGAGGCCATACGCAACGTGCGCGAAGACAAGGGGCTGGACAACGTCGCCATCATGATCCCCTTCGCCCGCAGCGTGGACGAGGCAAAACGCGTCATCGAGATCCTGAAGAAGGACGGGCTGGAACGCGGCCGCAATGGCCTCAAGGTCTATCTCATGTGCGAGATCCCGGCCAACGCCCTGCTCGCCGACGACTTCCTCGAACACTTCGACGGCTTCTCCATCGGCTCCAACGACCTCACCCAGCTCACCCTGGGCGTGGACCGCGACTCCGGTCTGCTGGTGGGCTTCGACGAGCGCAACCCGGCGGTGCTCAGGCTCATGGAGATGGCCATAGCGGCCTGCAACGCCAGGGGCAAGTACGTGGGCATCTGCGGGCAGGCGCCCTCGGACTTTCCGGAGATCACCCGCTGGCTGGTGGAACAGGGCATCCAGTCCATCTCGCTCAACCCCGACAGTCTGCTGACCATGATCGAGACGGTGCTGGAGACGGAACGCGCGGCGGGCTGA